One Bacillus sp. FJAT-52991 genomic region harbors:
- the rraA gene encoding ribonuclease E activity regulator RraA, giving the protein MIKTADLCDDFADQLKVCTLELKSYGGKKRFSGPISTVKVFEDNVLVKQALETIPTGHVLVVDGGGSRNCALLGDRLGAIAEERQLSGIIIYGCVRDTADLAEQNIGVMAIGSNPLKSIKKGEGESNTLVQFGDVDWKPGHYVYADEDGIVIAENELPVKN; this is encoded by the coding sequence ATGATTAAAACTGCAGATTTATGCGATGACTTTGCGGATCAACTAAAGGTATGTACGCTTGAACTGAAGTCTTACGGAGGAAAAAAACGTTTTTCCGGTCCCATCTCTACAGTCAAAGTGTTTGAAGATAATGTGCTTGTTAAACAAGCGCTAGAAACGATTCCAACCGGACATGTTCTAGTGGTCGACGGCGGCGGATCAAGAAATTGTGCCTTACTAGGGGATCGTCTCGGAGCAATTGCCGAAGAGCGTCAACTATCGGGGATCATTATTTATGGCTGCGTCCGAGACACAGCCGACCTTGCCGAACAAAACATCGGGGTTATGGCCATCGGCAGTAATCCATTAAAAAGCATCAAAAAAGGCGAAGGGGAAAGCAATACCCTTGTTCAATTTGGCGACGTTGACTGGAAACCAGGTCACTACGTCTACGCCGATGAAGACGGAATCGTCATTGCAGAAAACGAACTTCCAGTGAAGAATTAA
- the aspA gene encoding aspartate ammonia-lyase — protein MVEQPLFRLEKDFLGEKEVPVHAYYGVQTLRAVENFPITGYRIDESLIKALGIVKKSAAQANKDIGALDEKTAAAIIQAAEEIIAGKLHDQFIVDPIQGGAGTSINMNSNEVIANRALEILGEEKGNYKVISPNTHVNMAQSTNDAFPTAIHISVIEKVKVLLEVMEQLHAAFHDKALEFNHILKMGRTHLQDAVPIRLGQEFEAYARVLSRDISRVSMSLQHLYEVNMGATAVGTGLNAEPLYIEKVVEYLAVNSGFPIMKASHLVDATQNTDSYLEVSAALKVCMMNMSKVANDLRMMASGPRAGLAEITLPARQPGSSIMPGKVNPVMAEVLNQVAFQVIGNDHTICLASEAGQFELNVMEPVLVFNLLQSVKVMTNVFTVFRQYCLEGIQANVERMENYVNNSVGIITAINPHVGYEIAASIAKEAIDTGKSVREICVNRGVLTHEQLDIILHPYEMTDPGISGRELLKEKSES, from the coding sequence ATGGTAGAACAACCATTGTTTCGGTTAGAGAAAGATTTTTTAGGGGAAAAAGAAGTGCCTGTTCATGCTTATTACGGTGTACAAACGTTACGAGCAGTAGAGAATTTTCCGATCACAGGCTATCGGATTGATGAAAGTTTAATTAAAGCATTAGGGATTGTCAAAAAATCAGCGGCACAAGCCAATAAAGATATTGGTGCATTAGATGAAAAAACGGCTGCTGCGATTATTCAAGCGGCAGAGGAAATAATCGCTGGAAAGCTTCATGATCAATTTATTGTTGATCCGATTCAAGGTGGAGCTGGAACATCAATCAATATGAACAGCAATGAAGTCATTGCCAATCGTGCGCTAGAGATTTTAGGAGAAGAAAAAGGAAATTACAAAGTCATTTCACCAAACACTCATGTCAATATGGCGCAATCGACGAATGACGCTTTTCCGACAGCGATTCATATCTCCGTTATTGAAAAGGTGAAAGTTCTCCTTGAAGTGATGGAGCAGCTGCATGCAGCGTTTCATGATAAAGCGTTAGAGTTTAATCATATTTTAAAAATGGGACGCACTCATCTTCAAGATGCAGTGCCGATCCGATTAGGACAAGAGTTTGAAGCGTATGCACGCGTTCTTAGTCGCGACATCAGTCGGGTTTCCATGTCGTTACAGCATTTATATGAAGTTAATATGGGAGCAACTGCTGTTGGAACTGGATTAAATGCTGAGCCGCTTTATATTGAAAAAGTAGTGGAATATTTAGCGGTAAACAGCGGATTTCCAATTATGAAGGCGTCTCATCTAGTAGATGCGACACAAAATACCGATTCTTATTTAGAAGTATCGGCTGCTTTAAAAGTATGTATGATGAATATGTCAAAAGTGGCCAATGACTTACGTATGATGGCGTCAGGCCCACGTGCTGGTTTAGCTGAAATTACATTGCCGGCGCGCCAACCAGGCTCATCGATCATGCCTGGAAAAGTCAATCCGGTAATGGCAGAAGTGCTGAACCAAGTAGCATTTCAAGTCATCGGAAATGATCATACGATTTGTCTCGCTTCCGAAGCAGGGCAGTTTGAATTAAATGTAATGGAGCCGGTGCTCGTGTTCAACTTATTGCAATCGGTCAAAGTTATGACAAATGTCTTCACGGTATTCCGTCAATATTGTTTAGAAGGCATTCAAGCCAATGTTGAGCGAATGGAAAACTACGTCAATAATAGCGTGGGCATTATTACAGCGATTAACCCACACGTCGGTTACGAAATTGCTGCTTCCATCGCTAAAGAAGCGATTGACACTGGTAAATCGGTCCGGGAAATTTGTGTGAATCGCGGGGTACTCACTCATGAACAATTAGACATCATTTTACATCCATATGAGATGACCGACCCGGGGATATCAGGAAGAGAGCTATTGAAAGAAAAAAGTGAATCTTAA
- a CDS encoding ABC transporter permease: MMNLWKAEWLKLKHSKLILLAIALPMFAVIQGKFFTSATLEGVKDPVYEIYFIGSMVLFSWLVYPLLAAIVIVMIARVEHSGDGWKQLLALPVSRTSVYCVKFFISMGILLFSLVVLYIGIWIGGATFPQAGAFPAFDLFKQLVKYFVASFPMISVLFFFSYRFQHTGIPLGIGIGLSLPAIMIGQSERFWIYYPWSYPMTSALADPADLGIKATIMYGLSIGMLVTLFFVGLARFRLKDII, encoded by the coding sequence ATGATGAATTTATGGAAAGCGGAATGGTTGAAGCTAAAGCATTCAAAGTTGATCTTGCTTGCCATCGCCTTGCCGATGTTTGCAGTTATACAAGGGAAATTTTTTACAAGCGCTACCCTAGAAGGTGTGAAAGATCCTGTTTATGAAATATATTTTATCGGTTCGATGGTTTTATTTTCATGGCTTGTGTATCCGTTGCTTGCGGCTATTGTGATTGTCATGATTGCGAGAGTCGAGCATTCGGGGGATGGATGGAAGCAATTATTGGCTTTACCGGTATCACGGACGAGCGTCTACTGTGTCAAATTTTTTATCAGTATGGGAATTTTACTTTTTAGTTTAGTCGTGTTGTATATCGGCATTTGGATTGGCGGAGCGACGTTTCCACAAGCGGGAGCTTTCCCTGCTTTTGATTTATTCAAGCAGTTAGTCAAATATTTTGTTGCTAGCTTTCCGATGATCTCGGTATTGTTTTTCTTTAGTTATCGTTTCCAGCATACAGGTATTCCGCTTGGGATTGGAATTGGTTTGTCGCTGCCAGCGATTATGATTGGTCAGTCGGAGCGCTTTTGGATTTATTACCCATGGTCTTATCCGATGACGTCAGCGTTAGCTGATCCAGCAGATTTAGGTATAAAGGCAACGATCATGTATGGTCTTTCCATTGGTATGCTTGTGACCCTTTTCTTTGTTGGGTTGGCGCGTTTTCGCTTGAAAGATATAATATAG
- the bioD gene encoding dethiobiotin synthase, with the protein MSGIFLTGTDTDAGKTIATLLLTHALLEKGVDVCPYKPVQSGAEEREGKLIAPDAELYRLLPALKHQELSTYLYKMASSPHLAAEQEKAVIPIEEVITKIQDKASNQEILLVEGAGGLYVPLNRQGYCMIDLMEELQFPVIIAAKASLGTINHTMMTVESLKNRGLHVAGIILSSTVQEDEAIEKDNRQMIEQLTGVPIIGTIPYIQNISSYLANESSRSEITGNWKIEQLQEVAIHGYKTTI; encoded by the coding sequence ATGTCTGGAATTTTTTTGACTGGAACGGATACAGACGCAGGAAAAACCATTGCCACGCTTTTGCTGACCCATGCACTTTTGGAAAAAGGAGTCGATGTTTGTCCTTATAAACCGGTACAAAGCGGGGCGGAAGAAAGAGAAGGAAAACTCATAGCTCCTGATGCCGAGTTGTATCGATTGCTACCGGCACTGAAACATCAAGAATTGTCTACATACTTATATAAAATGGCGAGTTCCCCTCATTTAGCTGCTGAACAAGAGAAAGCGGTCATTCCAATTGAAGAAGTGATCACAAAAATTCAAGATAAAGCGAGCAATCAAGAGATTTTACTCGTTGAAGGAGCGGGCGGGCTGTATGTGCCCCTCAATCGCCAAGGGTATTGCATGATTGATCTCATGGAAGAATTGCAATTTCCGGTGATCATAGCGGCGAAGGCCAGCTTAGGAACGATCAATCATACGATGATGACGGTTGAATCATTGAAAAATAGAGGTCTTCATGTAGCAGGCATTATTTTATCGAGTACGGTGCAAGAGGATGAAGCGATCGAGAAAGATAATCGACAGATGATTGAGCAGCTGACAGGTGTACCAATCATCGGGACGATCCCTTACATTCAAAACATTTCTAGTTATTTAGCGAATGAATCATCTCGCTCTGAAATCACGGGAAATTGGAAAATCGAACAGTTACAGGAGGTAGCAATCCATGGATACAAAACGACTATATGA
- a CDS encoding biotin transporter BioY translates to MKANEIVLCALFAALMAVGANVSPFLTIGGVPVTLQLLFAIMAGGLLGSRLGAWSMTAYMFIGLAGAPVFAQFKGGPASLLSPTFGFIISFIFVAYAVGKCLEHNSQKVNYIYAGLLTLLINYGIGTNFMYAAFKWWADAPEGFSYTVAWAWMAAYLPLDSIVIIISLATLPKLRAALKQRNIKTA, encoded by the coding sequence ATGAAAGCGAATGAAATTGTGCTATGTGCTTTATTTGCTGCTTTAATGGCCGTGGGGGCGAATGTATCACCATTTTTAACGATTGGTGGAGTGCCCGTGACATTGCAGTTATTGTTTGCGATTATGGCGGGTGGACTATTAGGTAGCCGGTTAGGTGCTTGGTCAATGACCGCTTATATGTTTATTGGCTTAGCAGGTGCACCGGTATTTGCCCAATTTAAAGGGGGACCCGCAAGCTTGTTGAGTCCGACATTCGGCTTCATTATTTCTTTTATTTTCGTTGCTTATGCCGTCGGAAAATGCCTTGAGCACAACAGTCAAAAAGTCAACTACATCTACGCAGGACTACTCACTCTATTGATCAACTATGGAATCGGCACCAACTTTATGTACGCGGCTTTTAAATGGTGGGCTGATGCTCCCGAAGGCTTCAGCTATACTGTGGCCTGGGCTTGGATGGCCGCCTACCTCCCACTAGACAGCATCGTCATTATCATATCCCTAGCTACCTTACCAAAACTGCGAGCCGCACTAAAGCAGCGCAACATCAAAACGGCATGA
- a CDS encoding HAMP domain-containing sensor histidine kinase — MKWKLTGQFLLAIILTIVLSLLVFMILNMAFIISEPEDLYTPENTPVYYTLEFGKNIQYENGVFTIPDDKLAELKKENLWIQILDENGNEVYSRYQPEEVPSHYTPGELIFSYKFDGAIADSTIFVSKLDKGDRKFSYIIGYPFEQVATTSYVFSGDKWWEDVALFFLVATFVIVIIASLFGYLISRRLTKPMLAITDGVREFAKGNYAHTLQEKGLYKDVFHNLNELSVTLLANERERKKMEQMREEWVANITHDIKTPLASVKGYSEILVNPTYKVKEEERQAYAEIIHHKSEYISQLIDDLNMTYKLQHTANMVYKKEENIVEVLQETVIDILNHPLYEDIPLEFEADTDRYMRRLDRTLWKRALTNLLFNAIVHNPPGTPIHVRFKVKNKKQTVIEIEDFGKGIPEEELEKLFTRYYRGTNTGEAHKGSGLGLAIAKQVFENHGATIFVTSAVGRGTKVSIILKQ; from the coding sequence ATGAAGTGGAAATTGACAGGTCAATTCTTGCTGGCGATCATTTTAACGATTGTTCTTTCTTTGTTAGTTTTTATGATACTTAATATGGCCTTTATTATAAGTGAACCAGAGGATCTGTATACGCCTGAGAACACCCCTGTCTATTATACGCTAGAATTCGGAAAGAACATTCAATATGAAAATGGCGTATTTACGATACCCGATGACAAGCTGGCTGAATTGAAGAAAGAAAATTTATGGATTCAAATCTTAGATGAGAACGGCAACGAAGTATACAGTCGCTATCAACCAGAAGAAGTTCCGAGCCATTATACCCCAGGCGAGTTGATTTTTTCATATAAATTCGATGGCGCTATCGCTGATTCAACGATTTTTGTGTCCAAGCTTGATAAAGGTGATCGAAAGTTTAGTTATATTATCGGCTACCCCTTTGAGCAAGTGGCGACAACGAGCTATGTGTTCTCAGGAGACAAATGGTGGGAAGATGTAGCGCTGTTCTTTTTAGTAGCGACTTTTGTCATCGTAATCATCGCCTCCTTGTTTGGCTATTTAATTAGTCGCCGCCTGACGAAACCAATGCTAGCGATCACAGATGGGGTTCGCGAGTTTGCCAAAGGGAATTACGCACATACTTTGCAAGAAAAAGGGCTGTACAAAGATGTGTTTCATAATTTAAATGAACTGTCTGTTACATTGCTTGCCAATGAAAGAGAACGTAAGAAGATGGAACAAATGCGTGAAGAATGGGTAGCAAATATTACTCATGACATTAAAACGCCGCTTGCTTCCGTTAAAGGTTATTCAGAAATTTTAGTTAATCCGACATATAAGGTAAAGGAAGAAGAAAGACAAGCGTATGCAGAAATTATCCATCATAAATCAGAGTATATCAGTCAATTAATTGATGATTTAAATATGACGTATAAGCTCCAACATACAGCTAATATGGTGTACAAAAAGGAAGAGAATATAGTCGAAGTGCTTCAAGAAACGGTCATTGATATTTTGAACCATCCGTTATATGAAGACATTCCACTTGAATTTGAAGCGGATACGGATCGCTATATGCGTCGCTTAGATCGGACATTATGGAAGCGAGCGTTGACGAATTTGCTTTTTAATGCGATTGTGCATAATCCACCAGGAACGCCTATTCATGTAAGGTTTAAAGTGAAGAATAAGAAACAAACGGTGATTGAGATTGAAGATTTCGGCAAGGGGATTCCAGAAGAGGAATTGGAGAAGCTATTTACAAGGTACTACAGAGGCACGAATACTGGGGAAGCGCATAAAGGTTCTGGACTTGGACTTGCGATTGCTAAGCAAGTGTTTGAGAATCACGGAGCGACGATCTTCGTCACAAGTGCCGTCGGTCGAGGAACAAAAGTGAGTATTATATTAAAACAGTGA
- the pabC gene encoding aminodeoxychorismate lyase: protein MYIFLNGQLIPKEEAKISPFDHGFLYGLGVFETIRTYERRPFLLEEHMARLQQGLREMQIDCPITMEDAFEMIASLCEKNHLPNSSVRLNISAGEGAMGPQIEPFCEPTVLAFQRPVFPSSEMKEKEAVLLNLRRNTPETEFRMKSHHYFNNIAAKREVGTDPAKEGLFLTKEGYVAEGVVSNIFWVKAGTLYTPALETGILNGITRLFLLKRAKELQIPVEEGFYSFAELMTADEIFFTNSVQEIAPVHLLEGKSFPGKVGQITKLLFEDYQCWT from the coding sequence ATGTATATTTTTTTGAATGGACAGTTGATCCCGAAAGAAGAAGCAAAAATTTCGCCTTTTGATCATGGTTTTCTTTACGGACTCGGCGTATTTGAGACAATCAGAACGTATGAGAGACGACCATTTTTATTAGAAGAGCATATGGCGCGATTGCAGCAAGGCTTGCGCGAGATGCAAATTGATTGTCCCATCACAATGGAAGATGCGTTCGAAATGATTGCCTCTCTTTGTGAAAAAAATCATCTTCCCAATTCTTCTGTGCGATTGAATATTTCCGCAGGGGAAGGGGCGATGGGGCCACAAATTGAGCCTTTTTGCGAGCCGACAGTACTTGCTTTTCAACGCCCTGTTTTTCCATCTTCTGAGATGAAGGAAAAAGAAGCGGTCTTATTGAACCTTCGCCGCAATACACCAGAGACCGAATTTCGGATGAAGTCCCATCATTACTTCAATAATATTGCGGCTAAACGTGAAGTTGGCACCGATCCGGCAAAAGAGGGCCTCTTTTTAACAAAAGAAGGCTATGTCGCAGAAGGAGTCGTCTCGAATATTTTCTGGGTCAAGGCAGGTACTCTCTACACGCCAGCTCTTGAAACCGGCATTTTGAACGGCATCACCCGGCTGTTTTTATTGAAGCGGGCAAAAGAATTGCAAATCCCTGTTGAAGAAGGCTTTTATTCTTTTGCGGAGTTGATGACAGCGGATGAAATCTTCTTCACAAATTCTGTTCAGGAAATCGCACCCGTTCACTTGCTAGAGGGCAAGTCATTTCCGGGTAAAGTAGGTCAAATAACTAAGTTGTTATTTGAAGATTATCAGTGTTGGACATAA
- a CDS encoding ABC transporter permease, with the protein MGIATLLKTELQKQKRGFLLLFLLLIPSGTTLAMFLDMNIRYDYLMSVAEKGSSSWDELKAENHAVLGWGTFLPLFISIIFFFIFQVEHQQSSWKALLSMPVHKSSVYLSKWLAGFIYTSLLIILNTAGLVLVGKIMEFPEAVDWSGYGMYVFNQIVLALAVITLQQWLSSWMKNPIYPVTIAFGGLICGTILSYSSEKLAKIFPYSYISLADGRLTEPSGVFMYSIIFTVLFLLIGSLQFRKKDIL; encoded by the coding sequence ATGGGCATCGCCACACTATTAAAAACAGAATTGCAGAAGCAAAAACGTGGCTTTCTTTTACTGTTCCTGCTACTCATTCCATCCGGTACGACACTTGCGATGTTTTTAGATATGAACATTCGCTATGACTATTTAATGAGTGTAGCAGAAAAAGGATCTAGCTCGTGGGATGAGTTAAAGGCTGAAAATCATGCTGTTCTTGGTTGGGGAACATTTCTTCCACTGTTTATCTCAATCATTTTCTTCTTTATTTTCCAAGTAGAGCATCAGCAAAGTTCATGGAAAGCACTGCTCAGTATGCCTGTACATAAAAGCTCGGTTTATTTGTCCAAATGGCTGGCCGGCTTCATATACACATCACTGTTGATTATTTTGAATACGGCGGGGTTAGTATTAGTTGGGAAAATTATGGAGTTTCCGGAAGCAGTGGATTGGAGCGGCTATGGAATGTATGTCTTCAATCAAATCGTGCTGGCACTTGCAGTGATTACGCTGCAGCAGTGGTTAAGTTCGTGGATGAAAAACCCAATTTACCCAGTGACTATTGCTTTTGGTGGGTTAATTTGCGGAACTATACTATCCTATTCGTCTGAGAAGTTAGCTAAAATTTTTCCATATTCCTATATTAGTTTGGCGGATGGCCGTTTAACCGAGCCATCAGGGGTGTTTATGTATTCAATTATTTTCACTGTATTGTTCCTATTGATTGGCAGCTTGCAGTTTCGAAAAAAGGATATTTTATAA
- the pabA gene encoding aminodeoxychorismate/anthranilate synthase component II: MILMIDNYDSFTYNLVQYLGELGEELVVKRNDEITIEAIREMAPDYLMISPGPCTPNEAGISLEAIREFAGEIPIFGVCLGQQSIAQVFGAAVVQAERLMHGKTSDMLHDGQTIFEGLPNPFPATRYHSLIVKKETLPDCFDISAWTAEGEIMAIRHKELPVEGVQFHPESIMTYGGKEMLQSFIRRYRRTTAEV; the protein is encoded by the coding sequence ATGATTTTGATGATTGATAATTATGATTCGTTCACATATAATCTTGTGCAATATTTGGGCGAGCTTGGCGAGGAGCTCGTTGTGAAGCGGAATGATGAAATAACGATTGAAGCGATTCGAGAGATGGCTCCAGATTATTTAATGATTTCACCCGGGCCGTGCACGCCGAACGAGGCGGGGATTAGCTTAGAAGCGATTCGTGAGTTTGCAGGAGAGATTCCGATTTTTGGTGTGTGCCTCGGACAGCAGTCGATTGCGCAAGTATTTGGAGCCGCGGTCGTGCAAGCAGAGCGGCTGATGCATGGGAAGACATCGGATATGCTTCATGATGGCCAGACGATTTTTGAAGGGCTACCCAACCCATTTCCGGCGACGCGTTATCATTCCCTTATTGTGAAAAAGGAGACGTTGCCGGACTGCTTTGACATTTCCGCATGGACGGCAGAAGGGGAAATTATGGCGATTCGTCATAAAGAGCTCCCAGTGGAAGGCGTGCAGTTTCATCCAGAATCGATTATGACATATGGCGGCAAAGAAATGCTGCAAAGCTTTATTCGTCGTTATCGCCGAACAACAGCTGAGGTGTAA
- a CDS encoding response regulator transcription factor produces the protein MISMNELANKNILLIDDEVEILNLLETVLQKEGFQHIWKASTGAEGLSLCMSCQPDAVVLDIMLPDMEGYEVCKKIREFSLVPIIFLSAKSDDIDKLLGLGIGGDDYVTKPFSPKEVAFRVKAQLRRNSYYPQEAAINKDEITFGEIEMNKQTGEVKKNGEEVQLTAKELQLLLFLADHPNQILSKTKICDAVWGEEYVGHDNTIMVHIRHLREKLEHEPSKPEWIRTVKGLGYKLNTRGN, from the coding sequence ATGATCTCGATGAACGAATTGGCTAATAAGAACATTTTGCTAATCGATGACGAAGTGGAAATTTTAAATTTGCTAGAAACAGTTTTGCAAAAAGAAGGGTTTCAACATATTTGGAAAGCGTCTACAGGAGCAGAAGGGCTTAGCTTGTGCATGAGCTGTCAGCCGGATGCTGTGGTGCTTGATATTATGCTCCCTGATATGGAAGGCTATGAAGTCTGTAAAAAAATTAGGGAGTTTTCTCTTGTTCCGATTATTTTTTTATCCGCAAAGTCGGATGATATCGACAAGCTGCTAGGTCTTGGCATCGGCGGCGATGACTATGTTACTAAGCCCTTCAGTCCAAAAGAAGTGGCTTTTCGTGTGAAAGCTCAGCTAAGAAGGAACTCTTATTATCCTCAAGAAGCCGCAATCAACAAAGATGAGATTACATTTGGCGAGATTGAGATGAATAAGCAGACAGGCGAAGTGAAAAAGAATGGGGAAGAAGTGCAACTGACGGCGAAAGAGCTGCAGCTGCTTTTATTTTTAGCGGATCATCCAAATCAAATTTTAAGCAAAACGAAAATTTGTGATGCTGTATGGGGTGAGGAATACGTCGGTCATGACAATACGATTATGGTGCATATCCGCCATTTGCGTGAAAAGTTAGAGCATGAACCAAGTAAGCCAGAGTGGATTCGCACAGTTAAAGGGCTCGGTTATAAATTGAACACTAGGGGAAATTAA
- a CDS encoding ABC transporter ATP-binding protein: protein MTEWMIETRELTKKFGSFLAVNHVNLQVPKGGIYGFLGPNGAGKSTTIRMLLGLIQPTKGDVEVFGQSIRTHRMDILKRVGSLVESPSYYGHLTAYENLEITRQILGVSKEEIDRVLEIVRLTDVKKKKVKQFSLGMKQRLGIAQALLGKPDLLILDEPTNGLDPAGILEIRDLIKSLPKKYGITVLISSHILSEIELIATHIGIINKGQLLFQGTLDELRRKQSAAVMVQAVPKQEAVKLLQNKGYSFTDEGDFIRIGQAVKPAEINRELVGSGLDVNAIFMQKKSLENIFLDMTTKAVE from the coding sequence ATGACTGAATGGATGATAGAAACGCGTGAACTGACAAAGAAGTTCGGCAGTTTTTTAGCAGTGAATCATGTGAATTTACAGGTACCAAAAGGGGGGATTTACGGCTTTCTAGGACCGAATGGAGCGGGGAAATCAACGACCATCCGCATGTTGCTTGGCCTTATACAGCCGACAAAAGGGGACGTGGAGGTGTTTGGCCAATCGATTCGCACCCACCGGATGGACATTTTAAAACGGGTCGGCTCCCTCGTCGAATCCCCTTCGTATTACGGCCATTTGACGGCTTATGAAAATTTAGAGATTACAAGACAGATCCTTGGAGTCAGCAAAGAAGAGATTGACCGCGTATTAGAAATTGTTCGCTTAACGGACGTGAAGAAAAAGAAGGTGAAGCAGTTTTCACTTGGGATGAAGCAGCGTCTTGGTATTGCTCAAGCTTTATTAGGAAAACCGGATTTACTCATTCTAGATGAACCAACAAATGGCTTGGATCCAGCGGGAATTTTAGAAATTCGTGATTTAATTAAAAGTTTGCCCAAGAAATATGGCATCACCGTGTTAATCTCTAGCCATATTTTGAGTGAAATTGAACTAATCGCTACGCATATTGGGATTATTAATAAAGGGCAGCTGCTTTTTCAAGGGACGTTGGATGAATTACGACGCAAGCAAAGCGCTGCGGTGATGGTGCAAGCGGTACCGAAGCAGGAAGCTGTCAAGCTATTGCAAAACAAAGGATACTCATTTACAGATGAAGGGGATTTCATCCGAATCGGACAAGCGGTGAAGCCAGCGGAAATCAATCGGGAGCTAGTTGGCAGTGGGCTTGATGTCAATGCGATTTTTATGCAGAAAAAATCTTTGGAAAATATTTTCCTAGATATGACGACAAAGGCGGTGGAATAA
- the ccsB gene encoding c-type cytochrome biogenesis protein CcsB: protein MSTTSIIQLSSTSLYVSFILYLIAIVPLALSVKSKKSMFSKLGISLTAVGFVLQLVYFFTRWYAAGHAPVSNLYEFMTFFGIMLVGSFLIIYSMYRQPVIGLFVLPIALLVLGYANAFSKDVSPLIPALQSEWLTIHVITVAFASSVLSISFITGVIYLLKTIDPQEKGKRPFFLELVMYFLVVVVGFITITTVFNVTDYSKHMKFENQKKQIEVAEYTLPAITVPKNAIVVNMKGKNEYEETNQQNGLIEIPASIDAKKLNTVVWSFLTGTILYILIRLIARKKIIALLNPWTSKVNADLMDEISYRAIVVGFPLFALGGLAFAMIWAQMAWSRFWGWDPKEVWALITFLFYAALLHLRIGRGWEGERTAWMAIVGFGIIMFNQVFVNLVISGLHSYA from the coding sequence ATGTCTACAACATCTATCATTCAATTGAGCAGTACGTCGTTATATGTGTCTTTTATTTTGTATTTAATCGCCATCGTTCCTTTAGCGCTTTCGGTGAAGTCAAAAAAGAGCATGTTCTCTAAATTGGGGATATCGCTGACGGCAGTAGGATTCGTGCTACAGCTCGTTTACTTTTTCACTAGATGGTACGCTGCAGGCCACGCCCCCGTAAGTAATTTATATGAATTTATGACGTTCTTCGGAATCATGTTGGTCGGTAGTTTTTTAATCATTTATTCGATGTATCGTCAACCGGTGATTGGCTTATTTGTCTTGCCGATTGCTTTGCTTGTGCTCGGTTATGCTAACGCTTTCTCAAAAGATGTGTCGCCACTGATTCCAGCATTGCAAAGTGAATGGCTAACTATCCATGTGATCACTGTTGCGTTTGCTAGTTCTGTTTTATCGATTTCATTTATTACAGGCGTTATCTATTTATTAAAAACGATCGATCCACAAGAAAAAGGGAAGCGACCTTTCTTTTTAGAACTAGTGATGTATTTTTTAGTCGTCGTTGTCGGATTTATTACGATTACCACGGTCTTTAATGTAACAGACTATTCCAAGCATATGAAATTCGAGAACCAGAAAAAACAAATCGAAGTAGCAGAGTATACATTGCCTGCGATAACAGTCCCTAAAAATGCCATCGTTGTTAACATGAAGGGTAAAAATGAATACGAAGAGACGAATCAACAAAATGGTCTCATAGAAATTCCCGCAAGTATCGATGCGAAAAAATTAAATACGGTCGTTTGGTCATTTTTAACCGGCACGATTTTGTATATTCTCATTCGTTTAATCGCAAGAAAGAAAATTATCGCTTTATTGAATCCATGGACGAGCAAAGTCAATGCCGATTTAATGGATGAAATTTCTTATCGAGCAATTGTCGTAGGTTTTCCTTTATTTGCTCTCGGTGGTCTAGCCTTTGCGATGATTTGGGCACAAATGGCTTGGAGCCGATTTTGGGGCTGGGACCCGAAGGAAGTATGGGCTCTTATTACCTTCTTGTTCTATGCCGCTTTATTACACTTGAGGATTGGACGCGGTTGGGAAGGAGAAAGAACGGCTTGGATGGCGATTGTTGGCTTCGGTATTATCATGTTCAACCAAGTATTTGTCAATTTAGTGATATCTGGCCTGCATTCCTACGCATAG